The following DNA comes from Enterocloster bolteae.
TTTAGGGCTGCAGCGTATCCATGGAACAAGTGATGAAGATGGAAGGAGCAGCCGATATGAAGACAGAGGAATTAAGAAAGATATGGAAAGCCGAGGAGGCTTTGGCACACATCCACGGGTGGGATTTTTCACACATTGACAGCAGGTACAGGGAGGAAGGAAGCCTGCCCTGGGATTACAGGAAAATTATCCTGTCCCATCTTGGGGACAGGGATTATCTTTTGGACATGGACACAGGGGGAGGCGAATTCCTGCTCTCACTGGGCCATCCATACTCCAGAACCAGCGCCACAGAGGCATATCCTCCCAATGCAGAGCTGTGCCGGAGGCTTCTGGCGCCCCTGGGAATTGATTTCAGGGAGGCGCCGGGGAATCAGACGCTGCCCTTTGCGGACAGCTGTTTTGACATGGTAATAAATCGTCATGGAAATTATGATGCGGGGGAAGTGAACCGTATCCTGAAACCGGGCGGCATTTTCATAACCCAGCAGGTGGGGGAGGACAATGACAGGGAATTGGTGGAGCTGCTTTTGCCCGGTACGCCAAAACCTTTCCCGGGAATGAATCTGAAGGAGCAGTCCAAAAAGCTTAAGGAGTCCGGGTTTGATATTCTGGAGCAAGGTGAAGCCTTCTGTCCCATACGCTTTTTTGACGTAGGGGCGCTTGTATGGTTTGCCAAAATCATTGAGTGGGAATTCCCCGGCTTCTGTGTGGATGGCTGTCTGGACAGACTGGCTGCCGCCCAGGGCCTTTTGGAGTCCGGGGGCTCCATTGAGGGGACCATCCACCGCTATATGATGACTGCCAGGAAGAGGGAACCCGTGTATTTGGAACCCATGTATTAAGGGAACGCTCGCATTAGGGGAACACTCACATTAAGGGAACGCTCGCATCAAGGGAACGCTCAAATTAAGATACGGCGGTTTCTGACCACAACTTCCTGGCGGCCAGGGAAATCACCGCCATGGCAATGCAGGTGAAAAGGGCAGGAAGGTAAATCCTTGCCGGGAAGGTCTGGAAGATAAATCCGCAGACCAATTGGCCCAGGGGAGCCGCGCACTGTGACACTGCCGTGATAATGGCCATCACCTTTCCAAGATTTTCGTTGGGAGTCTCCTTCTGGACCTTTGTGATAACGAAGATGGAAATGATGGTCATAATCATGGCAATGGGGACAGCGCAGGCCAGGAACATCAGATAGGACGGATAAAAACCGCGGCTGATCCATGCAGGGGTTACGGACAGTGCCATGGGAAGGAACAGAAGGGCGATGGCTGCCAGAAGGCGGTGCAGGTTTTCCATGCGCATCTTTTTAGCGGCAGCGCCCATGGACAGGGCGCCTAATATAGTAGCCAGATTGATGGTTCCCATGCCGATTCCGTACATGGCGTCCGTGCTTTTCATGGCTGTCCTTAAAATGACAGGCCCTCCCACCACAAAAAACGGGGTCAGAACCAGATTCAGCAGGGAAGCCAGAATCATGGAGCGCAGTATGAGAGGATTTCGGCCGACATAGGAAAAGCCTTCCTTTAAGTCGGCCGCAATGGTGGGAATAACGGGCATGGTGAATTCGCGTTTGCGGAAAGGAATATGGATGAACAGCTCCAGTACAGCGGAACAGATAAATGCGGTTCCGCTGACGCACACCAGGGCTTTGACCCCGAATATGCCGTAGAACATTCCGCCAATCAGCGGGGCCGCCACATTGGAGAGGGCCTGGACCCCGTTTACAAGGCCGTTTGCTCCCTCCAGATGTTCCTCCTTCACCAAAAGGGGAATGCTGGCCGTCACCGCCGGTCCATACATGGAACTGATGACAGAGAGCAGTATCAGGACAGCGCCTGTAAGAAAGATGGAAGTCCCCCCCAGACGGAGGCTTACATAGTACAGAGATATGATTATACCGCTGGTAAAGTCGAAGAGCACCATCAGATTGCGCCTGTTAAAACGGTCGGCAACAGCTCCGCCTACAGGGGAAATCAGAAGAGGAATATTGGAGAATGCATACAGGGCGGCGTAGATGTCCGCCCTTCCCGTAATGTCCAGTACATAGAGGGACAGGGCAAACCGCAGCAGGGCAGATCCCAGTATGGATATAATCTGCCCGATTACCATGAGGCGGAAATCCCTGTTTCCCGATATGGGACTATTTGCCATCATTCATCCCTCCGTGATTCTGATTCCTGTAAAATACATCCGCTTCCCGCGGCCAAAATCTGTTTCATGGGTTCAAAGGTTCCTTTTTCAGCGCCCAGTACAGCTTCCATGGCTTCTATGAATCCGTTTATCTTTTGTTCCATCTCACAAGGTGTCCATGTAAACATAGAGGAATCAAACAATATCTGCCCGGAAACCAACAGTATCTGCATGGCTTCCAGTGGATGCTCTGTGGAGAACAGGCGCTCCTTCACTCCCTGGGAAGCGATCTCGCCCAGGATGGGGGAGAGGGCCAGAATCGAGCGCACAATGCTTTTTTCGTGCATCAGGGCATTGGCCGGCAGATGGAACTCCTCAATCATCCTGTCTTTAGGGCCATCTGTCCGGGGCTGTCCGGCAGCTATGATCCGGCATATTTTCCGGACCGGTGATATACTCTTATCCATGGCTATCAGCCGGGCCTTTTGTACGTCCTGTTCAATGAAACGTTCTATGATGGCATCCATCACCTCTTCCTTGGATTTAAAATAATAATAAAAAGTACCCTTTGCAATACCTACCTGATTCAAGATATCAATAATGGTGGTTTTTGAGTACCCTTTTTCTGTAATAAGCGTCTCAGCGGCGTCCAGAATTTCATTTC
Coding sequences within:
- a CDS encoding TetR/AcrR family transcriptional regulator; translated protein: MTRIIKEADERRNEILDAAETLITEKGYSKTTIIDILNQVGIAKGTFYYYFKSKEEVMDAIIERFIEQDVQKARLIAMDKSISPVRKICRIIAAGQPRTDGPKDRMIEEFHLPANALMHEKSIVRSILALSPILGEIASQGVKERLFSTEHPLEAMQILLVSGQILFDSSMFTWTPCEMEQKINGFIEAMEAVLGAEKGTFEPMKQILAAGSGCILQESESRRDE
- a CDS encoding class I SAM-dependent methyltransferase, with product MKTEELRKIWKAEEALAHIHGWDFSHIDSRYREEGSLPWDYRKIILSHLGDRDYLLDMDTGGGEFLLSLGHPYSRTSATEAYPPNAELCRRLLAPLGIDFREAPGNQTLPFADSCFDMVINRHGNYDAGEVNRILKPGGIFITQQVGEDNDRELVELLLPGTPKPFPGMNLKEQSKKLKESGFDILEQGEAFCPIRFFDVGALVWFAKIIEWEFPGFCVDGCLDRLAAAQGLLESGGSIEGTIHRYMMTARKREPVYLEPMY
- a CDS encoding MFS transporter codes for the protein MMANSPISGNRDFRLMVIGQIISILGSALLRFALSLYVLDITGRADIYAALYAFSNIPLLISPVGGAVADRFNRRNLMVLFDFTSGIIISLYYVSLRLGGTSIFLTGAVLILLSVISSMYGPAVTASIPLLVKEEHLEGANGLVNGVQALSNVAAPLIGGMFYGIFGVKALVCVSGTAFICSAVLELFIHIPFRKREFTMPVIPTIAADLKEGFSYVGRNPLILRSMILASLLNLVLTPFFVVGGPVILRTAMKSTDAMYGIGMGTINLATILGALSMGAAAKKMRMENLHRLLAAIALLFLPMALSVTPAWISRGFYPSYLMFLACAVPIAMIMTIISIFVITKVQKETPNENLGKVMAIITAVSQCAAPLGQLVCGFIFQTFPARIYLPALFTCIAMAVISLAARKLWSETAVS